From a region of the Helianthus annuus cultivar XRQ/B chromosome 5, HanXRQr2.0-SUNRISE, whole genome shotgun sequence genome:
- the LOC110940581 gene encoding octanoyltransferase LIP2p, chloroplastic produces the protein MTLSFNISSNHLIPPRPTCPQSRVPASASHLTSTKPNSSIQHTNTRRCICYDMYKQVVPFAEAWSWQKSIVDQRKSLVDGNEDELDSLIVLQHQPVYTLGTASSEDNLSFDVKDSPLPLYQTERGGEVTYHGPGQLVLYPILNLRFQKMDLHWYMRALEEVVIRVLFSTFSLKASRVEGLTGVWVGDKKLAAVGIRVSKWLTYHGLALNVSTDLSPFSRIIPCGIKDRGVGNIKELLRGSNKPSSISGCHDEDDGTLIDIAHESLLKEFCEVFQLELCHQSGSILRSPDR, from the exons ATGACTCTATCATTCAACATCTCTTCGAATCACTTGATTCCACCACGCCCCACCTGCCCACAATCACGAGTACCAGCATCAGCTTCACATCTCACCAGCACCAAACCCAATTCATCGATCCAACACACTAACACAAGAAG ATGCATATGCTATGATATGTATAAACAAGTGGTCCCTTTTGCCGAGGCTTGGTCATGGCAGAAATCAATTGTTGATCAGAGGAAGTCATTGGTTGATGGAAATGAAGATGAGTTGGATAGTTTGATTGTGCTTCAGCATCAGCCTGTTTATACATTGGGTACTGCTAGTTCAGAAGATAACTTGAGTTTTGATGTTAAAGATTCACCTTTGCCTTTGTATCAGACAGAAAGAGGTGGTGAAGTTACTTATCATGGACCAGGACAG CTAGTGTTGTACCCGATTTTGAATCTTCGCTTCCAAAAGATGGATCTTCATTGGTACATGAGGGCATTGGAGGAGGTAGTCATTCGCGTTCTTTTCTCAACATTTTCACTAAAAGCTTCACGGGTCGAGGGTTTGACTGGAGTTTGGGTTG GGGACAAAAAACTAGCGGCAGTTGGAATCCGCGTTTCAAAATGGCTAACATATCATGGATTGGCATTAAACGTCTCCACTGATCTTTCGCCCTTCAGTCGGATAATCCCGTGTGGAATAAAAGACCGAGGAGTGGGAAACATTAAGGAGCTTCTAAGAGGGTCCAACAAACCTTCTTCAATATCCGGTTGTCACGATGAAGATGATGGTACACTCATTGATATAGCTCATGAATCATTGCTAAAAGAGTTCTGTGAAGTTTTTCAGCTTGAATTGTGTCATCAGTCAGGATCAATCCTTAGGTCTCCAGACAGATAA